From the Pomacea canaliculata isolate SZHN2017 linkage group LG4, ASM307304v1, whole genome shotgun sequence genome, one window contains:
- the LOC112562446 gene encoding centromere protein J-like isoform X1, translating to MQILTRTIIIATMWSLMTKKSGQAVPHKQLVVCLQKVLNSSSTPPTSKLVSRLFPNLKPKPTKAQIQQQQRFQLASNSAMGDGVQSKVLRDKLAELEAEIERFRNENAALEKLRREREEGLGKLKEEITRFDREKTEELKRLEEFKIQETKKLKQERKLFETYQKQVRAMPDKKEREEIDMLRTQLAELQEELKRKDGRWTSNVTRLKARISELETENTELREEIKILERRRLQWVQTQGAKNTQVPPPKPQGSSTPTDMDKGTLVNGNHTPDVSTAQSFKPKGHITTSQPTTSLPLEVVANGTGYAGKTTFVPVTQNSGGESVPRAQPATPSMIEGVSSSSMTGHQGESTGILARQGSLQIPAERPGVDKGNRQYEEKQYPDGKVEHVYSNGSREVLFSNGTRKEISSDGQYIVVSFFNGDIKQIFPDQRVVYYYAEAQTTHTTYPDKLEVLQFPNNQTEKHYPDGTKEIIFPDQTVKYLFPNGTEESIFQDGTIMRIDKNGERILEFPNGQREIHTQHYKRREYPDGTVKTLHNDGRQETRYSTGRLRLKDKDGNILVDKMC from the exons ATGCAAATATTAAccagaacaataataatagcaacaatgtGGAGTTTGATGACGAAGAAGAGTGGACAAGCAGTGCCCCACAAGCAACTGGTAGTGTGCCTACAG AAGGTCTTGAATAGTTCATCAACACCACCTACATCAAAATTGGTGTCTCGTCTGTTTCCCAACTTGAAACCTAAACCCACCAAAGCACAAATACAG CAACAGCAACGATTCCAGCTGGCATCCAATTCAGCTATGGGTGATGGAGTGCAGTCCAAGGTCTTGAGAGATAAGTTAGCTGAACTGGAGGCAGAAATTGAACGGTTCCGAAATGAGAATGCTGCTCTGGAGAAACTCAGGCGAGAACGAGAGGAA gGTCTGGGTAAACTGAAGGAAGAGATTACACGCTTTGACCGGGAGAAGACAGAGGAACTCAAGCGATTAGAGGAGTTCAAGATTCAGGAAACCAAGAAACTAAA ACAGGAGCGCAAGCTGTTTGAGACGTATCAGAAGCAGGTGCGAGCTATGCCGGACAAGAAAGAACGTGAAGAGATTGACATGCTGAGAACACAG CTCGCAGAACTGCAAGaggagttaaaaagaaaagatggccGATGGACATCCAATGTGACTCGCCTCAAAGCTCGAATATCGGAGctagaaacagaaaatactGAGCTGCGTGAGGAGATAAAGATCTTGGAGCGCAGGCGCCTCCAGTGGGTGCAGACGCAAGGTGCCAAAAATACTCAG GTACCTCCACCCAAACCTCAGGGAAGCAGCACACCTACTGACATGGACAAGGGAACTCTTGTGAATGGTAATCACACCCCAGATGTCTCCACTGCACAGTCATTCAAACCAAAAGGTCACATTACCACTTCTCAACCCACTACTTCATTGCCATTGGAGGTTGTAGCAAATGGCACAGGATATGCAGGAAAGACAACATTTGTGCCAGTAACACAGAACTCTGGAGGGGAGTCTGTACCTCGTGCCCAGCCTGCTACACCCTCAATGATTGAagg GGTTTCCTCGTCATCAATGACTGGACATCAAGGAGAAAGTACTGGCATCCTGGCTAGACAGGGAAGTCTACAGATACCTGCAGAACGACCTGGTGTTGATAAAGGCAACAGGCAGTATGAGGAAAAGCAGTACCCGGATGGCAAG GTGGAGCATGTGTATAGCAATGGGTCTAGAGAAGTCCTATTTTCAAATGGAACTCGCAAAGAAATTTCATCAGATGGCCAGTACATTGTTGTGTCCTTCTTTAATGGAGATATAAAACAGATCTTCCCAGATCAGCGAGTG GTTTACTATTATGCTGAAGCACAGACAACTCACACCACATATCCGGACAAACTGGAAGTTCTTCAGTTTCCAAA CAACCAGACAGAGAAGCACTATCCAGATGGAACCAAGGAAAttatctttcctgatcagacaGTTAAGTATTTGTTCCCCAATGGTACAGAGGAGAGCATATTCCAAGATGGCACCATTATGCGCATTGACAAAAATGGGGAGCGCATTCTGGAGTTTCCTAATGGACAGCGTGAGATTCACACGCAGCACTACAAG AGGAGAGAATATCCTGATGGGACTGTAAAGACCCTGCACAATGATGGGCGACAGGAGACTCGCTATTCAACAGGACGCCTCCGTTTGAAAGACAAGGATGGCAACATACTGGTGGACAAAATGTGCTGA
- the LOC112562446 gene encoding centromere protein J-like isoform X2, with protein sequence MQILTRTIIIATMWSLMTKKSGQAVPHKQLVVCLQVLNSSSTPPTSKLVSRLFPNLKPKPTKAQIQQQQRFQLASNSAMGDGVQSKVLRDKLAELEAEIERFRNENAALEKLRREREEGLGKLKEEITRFDREKTEELKRLEEFKIQETKKLKQERKLFETYQKQVRAMPDKKEREEIDMLRTQLAELQEELKRKDGRWTSNVTRLKARISELETENTELREEIKILERRRLQWVQTQGAKNTQVPPPKPQGSSTPTDMDKGTLVNGNHTPDVSTAQSFKPKGHITTSQPTTSLPLEVVANGTGYAGKTTFVPVTQNSGGESVPRAQPATPSMIEGVSSSSMTGHQGESTGILARQGSLQIPAERPGVDKGNRQYEEKQYPDGKVEHVYSNGSREVLFSNGTRKEISSDGQYIVVSFFNGDIKQIFPDQRVVYYYAEAQTTHTTYPDKLEVLQFPNNQTEKHYPDGTKEIIFPDQTVKYLFPNGTEESIFQDGTIMRIDKNGERILEFPNGQREIHTQHYKRREYPDGTVKTLHNDGRQETRYSTGRLRLKDKDGNILVDKMC encoded by the exons ATGCAAATATTAAccagaacaataataatagcaacaatgtGGAGTTTGATGACGAAGAAGAGTGGACAAGCAGTGCCCCACAAGCAACTGGTAGTGTGCCTACAG GTCTTGAATAGTTCATCAACACCACCTACATCAAAATTGGTGTCTCGTCTGTTTCCCAACTTGAAACCTAAACCCACCAAAGCACAAATACAG CAACAGCAACGATTCCAGCTGGCATCCAATTCAGCTATGGGTGATGGAGTGCAGTCCAAGGTCTTGAGAGATAAGTTAGCTGAACTGGAGGCAGAAATTGAACGGTTCCGAAATGAGAATGCTGCTCTGGAGAAACTCAGGCGAGAACGAGAGGAA gGTCTGGGTAAACTGAAGGAAGAGATTACACGCTTTGACCGGGAGAAGACAGAGGAACTCAAGCGATTAGAGGAGTTCAAGATTCAGGAAACCAAGAAACTAAA ACAGGAGCGCAAGCTGTTTGAGACGTATCAGAAGCAGGTGCGAGCTATGCCGGACAAGAAAGAACGTGAAGAGATTGACATGCTGAGAACACAG CTCGCAGAACTGCAAGaggagttaaaaagaaaagatggccGATGGACATCCAATGTGACTCGCCTCAAAGCTCGAATATCGGAGctagaaacagaaaatactGAGCTGCGTGAGGAGATAAAGATCTTGGAGCGCAGGCGCCTCCAGTGGGTGCAGACGCAAGGTGCCAAAAATACTCAG GTACCTCCACCCAAACCTCAGGGAAGCAGCACACCTACTGACATGGACAAGGGAACTCTTGTGAATGGTAATCACACCCCAGATGTCTCCACTGCACAGTCATTCAAACCAAAAGGTCACATTACCACTTCTCAACCCACTACTTCATTGCCATTGGAGGTTGTAGCAAATGGCACAGGATATGCAGGAAAGACAACATTTGTGCCAGTAACACAGAACTCTGGAGGGGAGTCTGTACCTCGTGCCCAGCCTGCTACACCCTCAATGATTGAagg GGTTTCCTCGTCATCAATGACTGGACATCAAGGAGAAAGTACTGGCATCCTGGCTAGACAGGGAAGTCTACAGATACCTGCAGAACGACCTGGTGTTGATAAAGGCAACAGGCAGTATGAGGAAAAGCAGTACCCGGATGGCAAG GTGGAGCATGTGTATAGCAATGGGTCTAGAGAAGTCCTATTTTCAAATGGAACTCGCAAAGAAATTTCATCAGATGGCCAGTACATTGTTGTGTCCTTCTTTAATGGAGATATAAAACAGATCTTCCCAGATCAGCGAGTG GTTTACTATTATGCTGAAGCACAGACAACTCACACCACATATCCGGACAAACTGGAAGTTCTTCAGTTTCCAAA CAACCAGACAGAGAAGCACTATCCAGATGGAACCAAGGAAAttatctttcctgatcagacaGTTAAGTATTTGTTCCCCAATGGTACAGAGGAGAGCATATTCCAAGATGGCACCATTATGCGCATTGACAAAAATGGGGAGCGCATTCTGGAGTTTCCTAATGGACAGCGTGAGATTCACACGCAGCACTACAAG AGGAGAGAATATCCTGATGGGACTGTAAAGACCCTGCACAATGATGGGCGACAGGAGACTCGCTATTCAACAGGACGCCTCCGTTTGAAAGACAAGGATGGCAACATACTGGTGGACAAAATGTGCTGA
- the LOC112562447 gene encoding uncharacterized protein LOC112562447 isoform X3, with amino-acid sequence MEQTSLPATLSSKSASQSENHLQMQGHWEQPLMSDKHPFHQAQLLDKQPFHQPPLQQGQRTELRPGVDESSMHRHLMMYETQGQDSFRYGQEAQVNEFAPRCKDLSPGKYQHPVPTKSLQNQHKAQQQQRSLQQQVWQDGDKSSEEEKDDAEESDEELEVTVMAAASPDERPIKPGLQGKMTFEQLLEEQMASEQSGRTGKRRGGGKTRSSWLH; translated from the exons ATGGAGCAGACATCCCTGCCTGCCACACTGTCCTCAAAATCTGCATCTCAGTCTGAGAATCATCTTCAGATGCAGGGCCACTGGGAGCAGCCTCTGATGTCAGACAAACATCCATTCCATCAAGCCCAGCTGCTCGACAAACAGCCATTCCATCAGCCCCCACTACAGCAAGGCCAGAGAACTGAACTGCGGCCAGGTGTTGATGAGTCTTCAATGCATAGACATTTAATGATGTATGAAACTCAAGGGCAGGATTCTTTTAGGTATGGACAAGAAGCACAGGTCAATGAATTTGCCCCCCGATGCAAAGATCTCTCTCCTGGAAAGTATCAACACCCTGTTCCTACAAAATCTTTGCAAAATCAGCATAAAGCTCAGCAACAGCAGAGGAGCTTGCAGCAGCAGGTGTGGCAAGATGGGGACAAAAGctcagaagaagagaaagatgatgCTGAGGAGTCTGATGAAGAGTTAGAAGTGACCGTAATG GCAGCTGCCAGTCCAGATGAAAGACCTATCAAACCTGGATTGCAAGGCAAAATGACGTTTGAACAGCTCTTGGAGGAACAGATGGCATCAGAACAAAGTGGAAGAACAG GtaaaagaagaggaggaggaaaaacaAGAAGTTCATGGCTCCACTAA
- the LOC112562447 gene encoding uncharacterized protein LOC112562447 isoform X2 translates to MAMGSRTGKDPAMFSNAVNDLVSISSPDPANITMDILEQQQAKEQARLLNRFRELRQWQQKQQDQLMQQQHLQLEVLRGEQLRVQMLIASQRGAQWGDGKVTKAEGFHKPSPLLMTPPHHARRGVGIGAELAKTIMTVSTDSGLVTSMGDTLEPPQDSLPKPIMYPVSPSNDEDKYTNPELFSNPGSQGDELQSLDEQCQYLDQTDGRSDASSDSFILPPVPPDPKLARLATLGHGETIC, encoded by the exons ATGGCTATGGGAAGTCGAACTGGGAAGGATCCTGCTATGTTTTCCAATGCTGTCAATGATCTGGTCAGCATCTCATCACCAGATCCAG CTAATATTACCATGGACATTCTGGAGCAGCAACAGGCAAAGGAGCAGGCGCGGCTGCTGAATCGTTTCCGTGAACTTCGTCAGTGGCAGCAAAAACAGCAGGACCAGCTGATGCAACAGCAGCATCTACAGCTTGAAGTGTTGCGTGGAGAGCAGCTTCGTGTGCAGATGCTCATTGCTTCACAGCGAGGGGCCCAGTGGGGTGATGGAAA AGTGACCAAAGCAGAAGGGTTTCACAAGCCCTCACCACTGCTGATGACACCACCACATCATGCAAGAAGAGGTGTTGGTATTGGAGCAGAGCTTGCCAAAACTATAATGACAGTCTCCACAGACAGTGGCTTAGTCACCTCAATGGGGGACACACTGGAACCACCACAG GATTCTCTTCCAAAGCCCATCATGTATCCAGTCTCTCCATCCAATGATGAAGACAAATATACAAACCCTGAACTCTTCAGCAATCCTGGCTCTCAAGGTGATGAGCTTCAGTCATTGGATGAGCAGTGTCAGTATCTGGATCAAACTGATGGTAGATCAGATGCCAGCAGCGACAGTTTTATCCTTCCTCCTGTGCCACCAGACCCAAAGCTGGCACGATTAGCCACTTTAGGCCATGGGGAGACAATCTGTTGA
- the LOC112562447 gene encoding uncharacterized protein LOC112562447 isoform X1, with product MAMGSRTGKDPAMFSNAVNDLVSISSPDPGANITMDILEQQQAKEQARLLNRFRELRQWQQKQQDQLMQQQHLQLEVLRGEQLRVQMLIASQRGAQWGDGKVTKAEGFHKPSPLLMTPPHHARRGVGIGAELAKTIMTVSTDSGLVTSMGDTLEPPQDSLPKPIMYPVSPSNDEDKYTNPELFSNPGSQGDELQSLDEQCQYLDQTDGRSDASSDSFILPPVPPDPKLARLATLGHGETIC from the exons ATGGCTATGGGAAGTCGAACTGGGAAGGATCCTGCTATGTTTTCCAATGCTGTCAATGATCTGGTCAGCATCTCATCACCAGATCCAGGTG CTAATATTACCATGGACATTCTGGAGCAGCAACAGGCAAAGGAGCAGGCGCGGCTGCTGAATCGTTTCCGTGAACTTCGTCAGTGGCAGCAAAAACAGCAGGACCAGCTGATGCAACAGCAGCATCTACAGCTTGAAGTGTTGCGTGGAGAGCAGCTTCGTGTGCAGATGCTCATTGCTTCACAGCGAGGGGCCCAGTGGGGTGATGGAAA AGTGACCAAAGCAGAAGGGTTTCACAAGCCCTCACCACTGCTGATGACACCACCACATCATGCAAGAAGAGGTGTTGGTATTGGAGCAGAGCTTGCCAAAACTATAATGACAGTCTCCACAGACAGTGGCTTAGTCACCTCAATGGGGGACACACTGGAACCACCACAG GATTCTCTTCCAAAGCCCATCATGTATCCAGTCTCTCCATCCAATGATGAAGACAAATATACAAACCCTGAACTCTTCAGCAATCCTGGCTCTCAAGGTGATGAGCTTCAGTCATTGGATGAGCAGTGTCAGTATCTGGATCAAACTGATGGTAGATCAGATGCCAGCAGCGACAGTTTTATCCTTCCTCCTGTGCCACCAGACCCAAAGCTGGCACGATTAGCCACTTTAGGCCATGGGGAGACAATCTGTTGA
- the LOC112561483 gene encoding carbonic anhydrase 1-like codes for MATDERKSLSNCVITVLRDLCPAWRLLPAVKYVSSSSLRGWRVFVPRLVHAGQDARVSGQEKSGVPCAWVSNDGGTGWDYEGPEGPEEWPALYPQCGGRLQSPIDINTSGILYDPSLQPFDLNKYGVYDGAQMNLSNVGGHTAEVKYSGTPIIISGGSLPDDYVLDQFHFHWGEKDDEGSEHTLDKHRAPMELHIVHHMHHYNSSEAISHPYGLAVLAFFFEIGEENENFKQLLDYFPQIIHKDQEVHITPFPLSKLLPKGSTTYYRYFGSLTTPPCYETVIWTLFKDRIQISEDQINKFRNLTTVREDGNGTKEVKIGRDFRPIQELHERRVYSNDVSIQVCATSKGTRDRLTLAAVVTSALLLVLTLC; via the exons ATGGCAACGGACGAACGGAAG TCTTTGTCGAACTGTGTGATAACCGTACTGCGTGACCTTTGTCCAGCGTGGAG acttctTCCTGCCGTCAAATATGTTTCTTCCTCATCACTGAGAGGCTGGCGAGTGTTCGTTCCTCGGCTCGTCCACGCGGGACAAGATGCAAGGGTCTCCGGCCAGGAG aagTCGGGTGTTCCTTGCGCTTGGGTGTCTAATGATG GTGGCACTGGATGGGATTATGAAGGCCCTGAAG GTCCCGAGGAATGGCCTGCGCTTTACCCGCAGTGTGGTGGCCGCTTGCAGTCGCCTATCGACATCAACACCTCGGGCATCCTGTACGATCCCTCCCTTCAGCCCTTTGACCTCAACAAGTATGGCGTGTACGATGGCGCGCAAATGAACCTCAGCAACGTTGGGGGTCACACAG CGGAGGTCAAATATTCAGGTACCCCGATCATTATTTCGGGGGGCAGTCTTCCTGACGATTACGTACTCGACCAGTTCCACTTCCACTGGGGCGAGAAGGACGACGAGGGCTCGGAACACACTCTCGACAAACACCGAGCGCCCATGGAG cTTCACATCGTCCATCACATGCACCACTACAACAGTTCTGAAGCCATTTCGCATCCTTACGGACTGGCTGTCCTCGCTTTCTTCTTCGAG ATCGGAGAGGAGAACGAAAACTTCAAGCAGCTCCTTGACTACTTTCCACAGATCATTCACAAAG ACCAAGAAGTGCACATAACTCCATTTCCTCTCTCGAAATTGCTGCCAAAGGGCTCTACAACATACTACAGGTACTTCGGCAGCCTCACCACCCCGCCTTGCTACGAAACAGTTATTTGGACCTTGTTCAAGGACCGCATACAAATCTCCGAGGATCAG ATCAACAAATTCAGAAACCTGACTACCGTACGAGAAGATGGCAACGGCACGAAGGAAGTCAAAATCGGCCGCGACTTCCGGCCTATTCAAGAGCTGCACGAGCGGCGTGTGTACTCCAATGACGTCAGCATCCAAGTCTGCGCCACGTCGAAGGGTACCCGTGACAGACTCACGTTGGCGGCCgttgtgacgtcagcattgCTGTTGGTCCTGACTTTGTGCTAG